A stretch of Campylobacter showae DNA encodes these proteins:
- a CDS encoding heavy-metal-associated domain-containing protein — protein sequence MNKILSILLLASMAFANQNFIIKVEGMHCPLCTAMVRKALLKVDGVISAKASLHDKTARVETKDGVSEKQLLDAVATTGYTGEIVK from the coding sequence ATGAATAAAATTCTATCTATTTTACTGCTTGCAAGCATGGCGTTTGCAAATCAAAATTTCATCATCAAAGTCGAGGGGATGCACTGTCCGCTGTGTACGGCGATGGTGCGAAAAGCCCTGCTGAAGGTGGACGGCGTCATCAGCGCCAAGGCTAGCCTGCACGATAAAACCGCCCGCGTCGAGACGAAAGACGGCGTGAGCGAGAAGCAGCTGCTAGATGCGGTGGCGACGACGGGCTACACGGGCGAGATAGTTAAGTAA
- a CDS encoding transglutaminase-like domain-containing protein: protein MQRRDFLRNTAILGAVMATPSTVLGEGKAMGNKRVFDLTLNHEILEVGKKTRLWIPLPFVREYQSVSDIKFDGNFANPSVNYDAIPTLYVDYSEVAKPTLSVKFRVETFERNTDFSKVKFNPNEKLSPETEFYLKPTQHIPNDGIVKQKAGEITKGIKGDLERAKAIYTWVANTMQRDNSILGCGTGDVKAILESGKLVGKCTDINSVFVGLCRAVGIPAREIFGIRVGQSRFSNEMGKADEKGLAAISGGQHCRAEFYLKGYGWIPVDPADVAKVRLGEKLSNDDGKLAKVREFLFGNWEMCWIGFNDARDFVLSPKPAEFPLNNFGYPYGEVDDNVLNYYSPKDFSYDYKSQEIK from the coding sequence ATGCAAAGACGCGATTTTTTAAGAAACACTGCGATTTTAGGCGCTGTTATGGCAACTCCGAGCACCGTTTTGGGCGAGGGCAAGGCTATGGGCAACAAGAGAGTTTTTGACCTAACTTTAAATCACGAAATTTTAGAGGTGGGCAAGAAAACCAGGCTGTGGATACCGCTGCCGTTTGTTAGAGAGTATCAGAGCGTGAGCGACATCAAATTTGACGGCAATTTCGCCAATCCGTCGGTAAACTACGACGCGATCCCGACGCTTTACGTCGACTACTCAGAGGTTGCAAAGCCGACGCTTAGCGTTAAATTTAGAGTCGAGACCTTCGAGCGAAACACCGACTTTAGCAAGGTTAAATTTAACCCGAACGAAAAGCTAAGCCCTGAGACGGAATTTTATCTAAAACCTACTCAGCACATCCCAAATGACGGCATCGTAAAGCAAAAAGCAGGGGAGATCACTAAGGGAATCAAAGGCGATCTGGAGCGCGCCAAGGCGATCTACACGTGGGTGGCAAACACCATGCAGCGCGACAACAGCATCCTGGGCTGCGGCACGGGCGACGTAAAAGCGATACTTGAAAGCGGCAAGCTAGTGGGCAAATGCACCGACATAAACTCCGTGTTTGTGGGGCTTTGCAGAGCCGTAGGCATCCCTGCGCGCGAGATTTTTGGTATCAGAGTAGGGCAGAGCAGATTTTCAAACGAGATGGGAAAGGCCGATGAAAAGGGCCTTGCGGCGATCTCTGGCGGTCAGCACTGCAGAGCGGAATTTTACCTAAAAGGTTACGGCTGGATACCGGTCGATCCCGCAGACGTCGCGAAGGTGCGCCTAGGCGAGAAGCTAAGCAACGACGACGGCAAGCTCGCCAAAGTACGCGAGTTTTTATTCGGCAACTGGGAGATGTGCTGGATCGGCTTTAACGATGCGCGCGACTTTGTCCTATCGCCAAAACCTGCAGAATTTCCGCTAAATAACTTCGGCTATCCTTACGGCGAAGTGGATGACAACGTGCTAAATTACTATTCGCCAAAAGATTTTAGCTACGACTACAAGTCGCAAGAGATCAAATGA
- a CDS encoding carbon-nitrogen hydrolase → MKVALIQQKFHGTKDATVQRTLELVREASGGGAQLVVLQELHQTQYFCQSEETRFFDLAEGWENDVKFWGEVARQNGVVLVTSLFEKRADGLYHNTAFVFEKDGSVAGKYRKMHIPDDPGFYEKFYFTQGDIGFEPIDTSVGRLGLLVCWDQWYPEAARLMALRGAKLLIYPTAIGWFEGDEEAEKSRQLEAWVAVQRGHAVANGLPVIAVNRVGFEADESGVMEGIKFWGNSFVFGAQGEELFRADSQSELCRIVEIDMTRSEEVRRIWPFLRDRRIDAYANLTKRFVD, encoded by the coding sequence ATGAAAGTAGCGCTAATCCAACAAAAATTTCACGGCACCAAAGACGCGACCGTGCAAAGGACGCTCGAGCTCGTGCGCGAGGCTAGCGGCGGCGGAGCCCAGCTTGTCGTGCTGCAGGAGCTGCACCAGACGCAGTATTTTTGCCAGAGCGAGGAGACGAGGTTTTTTGATCTTGCCGAGGGCTGGGAAAACGACGTAAAATTTTGGGGCGAGGTAGCGCGTCAAAACGGCGTCGTGCTCGTTACTTCGCTATTTGAGAAGCGCGCGGACGGACTGTATCACAACACCGCGTTCGTTTTCGAAAAAGACGGCAGCGTCGCGGGCAAATACCGCAAAATGCACATCCCCGACGACCCGGGCTTTTACGAGAAATTTTACTTCACTCAGGGCGACATCGGTTTTGAGCCCATCGATACGAGCGTGGGTAGGCTCGGACTTTTAGTATGCTGGGATCAGTGGTATCCCGAGGCTGCGCGTCTCATGGCTCTGCGCGGCGCGAAGCTGCTCATCTATCCGACCGCGATCGGCTGGTTCGAGGGCGATGAGGAGGCCGAGAAATCGCGCCAACTAGAGGCCTGGGTCGCCGTGCAGCGCGGACATGCGGTCGCAAACGGCCTACCCGTGATAGCCGTAAACCGCGTGGGCTTTGAAGCTGACGAAAGCGGCGTGATGGAGGGGATCAAATTTTGGGGCAACAGTTTTGTTTTCGGCGCGCAGGGCGAGGAGCTTTTCCGCGCCGATAGCCAGAGCGAGCTGTGCCGCATCGTCGAGATCGATATGACCAGGAGCGAGGAAGTGCGCAGGATTTGGCCGTTTTTGAGAGACCGAAGGATAGATGCGTACGCAAATTTAACAAAAAGATTTGTCGACTAA
- a CDS encoding low molecular weight protein-tyrosine-phosphatase, producing the protein MKILFVCHGNICRSTMAQSVMQNLAENAGLAGRLSIDSRATHEDEIGEPPYYETVRVLKQNGVPVAPHKATLITQKDFDSSELILIMDDENLKTLRRKFGAEAKFDEKVKFLLEFSEVSSGKIIADPYYTRDFERCYDDVSRSCVGLLERLKQIL; encoded by the coding sequence ATGAAAATTTTATTCGTCTGCCACGGAAATATCTGCCGCTCGACTATGGCGCAGTCGGTTATGCAAAATTTAGCCGAGAATGCCGGTCTAGCCGGGCGCCTCAGTATCGACTCGCGCGCCACGCACGAGGACGAGATAGGCGAGCCGCCGTACTACGAAACCGTGCGGGTTTTGAAACAAAACGGTGTGCCCGTAGCGCCACATAAAGCCACTTTGATAACGCAAAAGGATTTTGATAGCAGCGAGCTTATTTTGATAATGGACGATGAAAATTTAAAGACATTGAGGCGAAAATTCGGCGCTGAGGCAAAATTTGACGAAAAAGTAAAATTCCTACTCGAATTTAGCGAGGTCTCAAGCGGTAAAATAATCGCCGATCCATACTATACCCGCGATTTTGAGCGTTGCTACGACGACGTTTCACGCTCTTGTGTGGGCCTACTTGAGAGGCTAAAGCAAATTTTATAA
- a CDS encoding cation diffusion facilitator family transporter has translation MQLNNADIKRENEILGRRAVIVAGATAFALAVVKFAAGLIGGSVAVLSSAIDSMLDLLVSALNFFAIRKSQAAPNAKFNFGYAKLEALAAMFEGVLIVGAGAFIFYESVRKLQTEQAPVDTAFSLYAMALSVAVTGLLVAYLSRVARRTRNLIVRADALHYKSDLFSNLAVIASLILVEFTGFAAIDAVFGIVISGYIAVSAINLMKESVGVLLDRALDPEITAQIEEIIRSRPQIASYHGLATRKSANICYVAVHLVFNREISLYDAHKISDEIEAAIRAKYGEFEWQITTHLDPCDDQNGSCEC, from the coding sequence ATGCAATTAAACAATGCCGACATAAAAAGGGAAAATGAAATTTTAGGTCGCAGAGCCGTGATAGTCGCGGGCGCGACGGCGTTTGCACTAGCTGTGGTTAAATTTGCCGCGGGTTTGATCGGCGGTTCGGTGGCGGTGCTTAGTTCGGCGATCGATTCGATGCTTGACCTGCTAGTTTCCGCGCTAAATTTCTTCGCCATCCGTAAATCTCAAGCTGCGCCTAATGCTAAATTTAACTTCGGCTACGCCAAGCTAGAAGCGCTTGCGGCGATGTTTGAGGGTGTTTTGATCGTGGGTGCCGGCGCGTTTATATTTTACGAGAGCGTGCGTAAGCTACAAACGGAGCAAGCGCCCGTAGATACGGCTTTTTCGCTCTATGCGATGGCGCTATCGGTAGCGGTTACGGGGCTGCTGGTCGCCTACCTCTCTCGCGTCGCTCGCCGCACGAGAAATTTGATCGTTAGAGCCGACGCGCTACACTATAAAAGCGACCTTTTTAGCAACCTAGCCGTTATCGCCTCGCTTATCTTGGTCGAATTTACGGGATTTGCCGCGATAGACGCCGTTTTTGGCATAGTGATTAGCGGCTACATCGCCGTTAGCGCGATAAATTTGATGAAAGAAAGCGTAGGCGTGCTGCTAGACCGAGCGCTAGATCCCGAGATAACGGCGCAAATCGAAGAGATAATCCGCTCGCGCCCTCAGATAGCAAGCTATCACGGCCTAGCTACCAGAAAGAGCGCAAACATCTGCTACGTCGCGGTTCATCTAGTCTTTAACCGCGAAATTTCGCTTTATGACGCGCACAAAATTTCAGACGAGATAGAGGCCGCTATCAGGGCTAAATACGGCGAGTTTGAATGGCAGATCACGACGCACCTTGATCCGTGCGACGATCAAAACGGCTCGTGCGAATGCTAA
- a CDS encoding agmatine deiminase family protein: MRAFAEWEKQELIFLSLPHENTDWKPYLDEILDAYERLVAAIVPFQKVVLICPDERIFRERFAKFDNVEFVKIDTDDTWIRDYGMIDVQDGAKIVSYDFKFNAWGGKFESSKDNAVNLELAKRFKSDLRSIDLVLEGGSIDFNGHGTLLTTEKCLLNDNRNSHLNKEQIEARLKELFGLRRVIWLKNGFIKGDDTDSHVDTLARFIAPDTIAYASCDDPTDEHFEELVAMKKELENTGFKLVPLPLPKAKFYGGKRLGCTYANFIFINGAVIVPTYGDDNDKIVLERLAQELPNHKIIGVDSLVFVRQNGSLHCSSQNKYSGVSEAESEI, translated from the coding sequence TTGAGAGCGTTTGCAGAGTGGGAAAAACAGGAGCTGATATTTTTATCGCTACCGCACGAAAACACCGACTGGAAGCCGTATCTGGACGAAATTTTGGACGCCTACGAGAGGCTGGTTGCAGCTATCGTGCCGTTTCAAAAGGTCGTTTTGATCTGCCCCGATGAGAGGATTTTTCGGGAGCGATTTGCTAAATTTGATAACGTGGAGTTCGTAAAAATCGACACTGATGATACGTGGATACGCGACTACGGCATGATAGACGTGCAGGACGGCGCTAAAATCGTCAGCTATGATTTCAAATTTAACGCTTGGGGCGGTAAATTTGAAAGCTCGAAGGATAATGCCGTAAATTTAGAGCTTGCCAAGCGCTTTAAAAGCGATTTGCGAAGTATCGATCTCGTGCTTGAGGGCGGTAGTATCGATTTTAACGGCCACGGCACGCTGCTAACAACCGAAAAGTGCCTGCTAAACGACAACCGCAACTCTCATCTAAACAAAGAGCAGATCGAGGCGCGGCTTAAGGAGCTTTTTGGCCTTCGGCGCGTGATATGGCTAAAAAACGGCTTTATAAAGGGTGACGACACCGACAGCCACGTCGATACTCTGGCGCGTTTTATCGCTCCTGATACCATCGCATACGCCTCCTGCGACGATCCAACCGACGAGCATTTTGAGGAGCTCGTTGCAATGAAAAAGGAGCTTGAAAATACGGGCTTTAAGCTCGTGCCGTTGCCGCTTCCGAAGGCCAAATTTTATGGCGGCAAAAGGCTTGGCTGCACGTATGCGAATTTTATCTTTATAAACGGTGCCGTCATCGTGCCGACGTATGGCGACGATAACGATAAAATCGTGCTTGAGCGACTGGCGCAGGAGCTACCGAACCATAAGATAATCGGCGTGGATTCGCTAGTTTTCGTACGTCAAAACGGCTCGCTACACTGTTCTAGTCAAAACAAGTATAGCGGTGTGAGCGAAGCCGAAAGCGAAATCTAA
- a CDS encoding amino acid ABC transporter permease, whose amino-acid sequence MDFEFIKEFTPMFVKAGIFTVKLSLYGILLSLVIGIFCTLVKFYKVKILMPIVNGYIEVSRNTPLLIQLFFLYYGLSKFGLNLSAFTCAVAGLAFLGGSYMAESFRLGFEAVKKTQIEAALSVALTQGQILRYVILPQAFSVSIPSIAANVIFLIKETSVISIIALPDLVYATKDIIGLYYMTDEALFMLVVSYLIIILPISLVLFWLEKRMRVGRS is encoded by the coding sequence ATGGATTTTGAGTTTATAAAAGAATTTACGCCGATGTTCGTAAAAGCGGGCATTTTCACAGTCAAGCTCTCGCTTTATGGCATCTTGCTATCGCTTGTTATCGGCATATTTTGCACGCTGGTTAAATTTTACAAGGTCAAGATCCTGATGCCTATCGTAAACGGCTACATCGAGGTTTCTAGAAACACGCCGCTACTTATACAGCTTTTTTTCCTCTACTACGGACTTAGTAAATTCGGGCTAAATTTGAGCGCTTTTACCTGCGCGGTCGCGGGACTTGCGTTTCTAGGCGGCAGCTATATGGCTGAGAGTTTTAGGCTCGGATTTGAAGCGGTAAAAAAGACGCAGATAGAGGCCGCGCTTAGCGTCGCTCTCACGCAGGGGCAAATTTTACGCTACGTTATCTTGCCTCAGGCCTTTAGCGTTTCGATTCCCTCGATTGCCGCTAACGTCATCTTTCTCATCAAAGAAACCTCGGTTATCAGCATCATCGCCCTACCCGACCTGGTCTATGCGACCAAGGATATCATCGGGCTTTACTACATGACCGACGAGGCGCTTTTTATGCTGGTAGTTAGCTATTTGATTATCATTTTGCCGATATCTTTGGTCTTATTTTGGCTAGAAAAAAGGATGAGAGTTGGACGGAGTTAG
- a CDS encoding amino acid ABC transporter permease: MDGVSILFDPLVLKRLIFEGLWMSVQISAISIAISLVLGTFLGVAMSSKNKFIFFTLKICLEIVRIMPQIVWLFLFYYGASKAFGLDISKFNASLIVFSLWGVFEMMDIVRGAIVSIPRHQFESAAALALSKAQIYLYVVIPLATRRLVPAGVNLLSRIIKTTPIVALIGVPDLLKVGQQTIEAVSLTANPTVPFWIYGFIFLLYFLVCYPISKLSKILENRWA, from the coding sequence TTGGACGGAGTTAGTATTTTATTCGACCCGCTGGTCTTAAAGCGGCTGATTTTCGAGGGGCTGTGGATGAGCGTGCAGATCTCAGCCATATCGATCGCCATCTCTCTTGTTTTAGGCACGTTTTTGGGCGTGGCTATGAGCTCAAAAAACAAATTTATCTTTTTCACGCTAAAAATTTGCCTAGAAATCGTTCGTATCATGCCTCAAATCGTCTGGCTATTTTTGTTTTACTACGGCGCGAGCAAGGCTTTTGGGCTTGATATCTCCAAATTTAACGCCTCGCTCATCGTCTTTAGCCTGTGGGGCGTGTTTGAGATGATGGATATCGTCCGCGGCGCGATCGTCTCGATACCGAGGCATCAGTTTGAAAGCGCGGCGGCTCTAGCGCTTAGCAAGGCTCAAATTTATCTTTACGTCGTGATCCCGCTAGCCACGCGCCGCCTAGTGCCCGCGGGCGTAAATTTGCTAAGCCGTATCATCAAAACCACTCCGATCGTCGCCCTCATCGGCGTACCCGACCTGCTAAAAGTCGGCCAGCAAACGATCGAGGCAGTCAGCCTAACCGCCAACCCAACCGTGCCGTTTTGGATATACGGCTTTATATTTTTATTATATTTTCTCGTCTGCTATCCTATCTCAAAACTATCCAAGATACTTGAAAACAGATGGGCATAA
- a CDS encoding amino acid ABC transporter ATP-binding protein translates to MSEILKLSNLSKSYGDLQVLKGIDLSVKNGEVVVILGPSGCGKSTTLRCINGLEPFDGGQIEIAGEKIDKNYKDWIKIRQKVGMVFQNYELFDHMNVIENIVLGPVKAQKRSREEVEKEAEAWLEKVGLKHKKYAYPKELSGGQKQRIAIVRALCMRPEIMLFDEITASLDPEIVREVLDVVINLAKDGMTMLIVTHEMGFARSVANHIVFMDEGKIVEESEPEAFFTHPKSERAKKFLNLFSF, encoded by the coding sequence ATGAGCGAAATTTTAAAACTCTCAAATTTAAGCAAATCTTACGGCGACTTGCAGGTGTTAAAAGGCATCGACCTTAGCGTCAAAAACGGCGAAGTAGTCGTGATCCTAGGGCCCTCGGGCTGCGGCAAAAGCACGACTCTGCGCTGCATAAACGGCCTTGAGCCCTTTGACGGCGGACAGATAGAGATAGCCGGCGAAAAGATAGATAAAAACTACAAAGACTGGATCAAAATCCGCCAAAAAGTTGGCATGGTTTTTCAAAACTATGAGCTGTTTGACCATATGAACGTCATCGAAAATATCGTGCTAGGCCCGGTAAAAGCGCAAAAAAGAAGCCGCGAAGAGGTCGAAAAAGAGGCCGAGGCGTGGCTGGAAAAAGTTGGCCTAAAACATAAAAAATACGCCTATCCAAAAGAGCTTAGCGGCGGGCAAAAGCAGCGTATCGCCATCGTGCGCGCGCTTTGCATGAGGCCCGAGATCATGCTATTTGACGAGATAACGGCCTCTCTGGATCCAGAGATCGTGCGCGAGGTGCTAGACGTCGTCATAAACCTCGCAAAAGACGGTATGACGATGCTAATCGTGACTCACGAGATGGGCTTTGCTCGCTCGGTAGCGAATCATATCGTCTTTATGGATGAGGGCAAAATCGTCGAAGAGAGCGAGCCCGAGGCATTTTTTACGCATCCAAAAAGCGAACGCGCGAAGAAGTTTTTAAATTTATTTTCGTTTTAG
- a CDS encoding cysteine ABC transporter substrate-binding protein, producing MRKLLFSFLATFAAVFLTGQANLQAAEADALAKIKERGYVRVGVFSDKPPFGYVDKEGKNQGYDIYFAKRIAKDLLGDESKVKFELVEAAGRVEVLVADKVDITLANFTKTPERARVVDFALPYMKVSLGVVSPDGAVIKSVDELKGKKLIVNKGTTADAYFTKNHPDIELIKYDQNTETFAALVDKRGVALAHDNALLFAWAKENPGFTVGIEALGEVDVIAPAVKKGNKALLEWLNNEITELGKENFFHKNYDATLKPIYGDSVNPESLVVEGGKL from the coding sequence ATGAGGAAACTTCTGTTTTCATTTTTGGCAACATTCGCCGCCGTCTTTCTAACGGGTCAGGCTAATTTGCAGGCTGCCGAAGCGGACGCTTTGGCTAAAATAAAAGAGCGCGGATACGTGCGCGTGGGCGTCTTTAGCGACAAACCGCCGTTTGGCTACGTCGATAAAGAGGGCAAAAACCAAGGCTACGACATATACTTCGCCAAACGCATCGCAAAGGATCTGCTGGGCGACGAGAGCAAGGTAAAATTTGAGCTCGTAGAAGCGGCAGGCCGCGTAGAAGTGCTAGTAGCCGATAAGGTCGATATCACTTTGGCAAATTTCACCAAAACCCCTGAGCGTGCTAGAGTCGTTGATTTCGCGCTTCCGTATATGAAAGTATCCTTAGGCGTAGTTAGCCCGGACGGTGCGGTCATAAAAAGCGTGGACGAGCTAAAAGGCAAAAAACTAATCGTCAATAAAGGCACGACTGCGGATGCGTATTTCACGAAAAATCACCCTGACATCGAGCTTATAAAATACGACCAAAATACCGAAACCTTCGCCGCTCTGGTCGATAAAAGAGGTGTGGCGCTAGCGCACGATAACGCGCTGCTTTTTGCATGGGCTAAAGAAAATCCTGGCTTTACCGTCGGTATCGAGGCTCTAGGCGAGGTCGACGTCATCGCGCCTGCTGTAAAAAAAGGCAACAAAGCGCTGCTTGAATGGCTAAATAACGAAATCACTGAGCTTGGCAAGGAAAATTTCTTCCACAAAAACTACGACGCTACTCTAAAACCGATCTACGGCGATAGCGTAAATCCAGAATCTCTCGTCGTCGAAGGTGGGAAACTGTAA
- the groL gene encoding chaperonin GroEL (60 kDa chaperone family; promotes refolding of misfolded polypeptides especially under stressful conditions; forms two stacked rings of heptamers to form a barrel-shaped 14mer; ends can be capped by GroES; misfolded proteins enter the barrel where they are refolded when GroES binds): MAKEIFFSDEARNRLYEGVRKLNDAVKVTMGPRGRNVLVQKSFGAPAITKDGVSVAKEVELKDALENMGAGLVKEVASKTNDEAGDGTTTATVLAHSIFKEGLRNITAGANPVEVKRGMDKEAAAIIAELKNLSRKVTDKKEIAQVATISANSDSAIGGLIADAMEKVGKDGVITVEEAKSIHDELNVVEGMQFDRGYLSPYFITNAEKMQVELSNPFILLFDKKITNLKDLLPVLEQIQKTGKPLLIIAEDIEGEALATLVVNKLRGVLNISAVKAPGFGDRRKAMLEDIAILTGGEVVSEELGRTLESATLSDLGQASSVIIDKDNTTIVNGAGEKSAIDARIIQIKAQIAETTSDYDKEKLQERLAKLSGGVAVIKVGAATETEMKEKKDRVDDALSATKAAVEEGIVIGGGAAFIKASAKVDLKLSGDEAIGADIVRRALTAPLRQIAENAGFDAGVVANSVSVSKDDNYGFNAATGEYVDMFKAGIIDPVKVERVALQNAVSVASLLLTTEATISELKEDKPMPAMPDMSGMGGMGGMM; encoded by the coding sequence ATGGCAAAAGAGATATTTTTTTCAGACGAGGCTAGAAATAGACTATACGAAGGCGTTAGAAAACTAAACGACGCGGTAAAAGTAACGATGGGGCCTCGCGGTAGAAACGTACTAGTGCAAAAGAGTTTCGGCGCTCCTGCGATCACCAAAGACGGCGTGAGCGTAGCTAAAGAGGTCGAGCTAAAAGATGCTCTAGAAAACATGGGCGCAGGCCTAGTAAAAGAAGTCGCTAGCAAAACAAACGACGAGGCTGGCGACGGTACGACTACAGCTACGGTTTTGGCGCACTCTATCTTTAAAGAGGGCTTAAGAAACATTACCGCAGGAGCAAATCCGGTCGAAGTAAAACGCGGTATGGATAAAGAGGCCGCAGCTATAATCGCTGAGCTAAAAAATTTATCGCGCAAAGTAACCGATAAAAAAGAGATCGCGCAAGTAGCCACTATCTCGGCAAATTCAGACTCTGCTATCGGCGGACTGATCGCTGACGCGATGGAAAAAGTCGGCAAAGACGGCGTCATCACCGTCGAGGAAGCAAAATCTATCCACGACGAGCTAAACGTGGTCGAGGGCATGCAGTTTGACCGAGGATATCTAAGCCCGTACTTCATCACGAACGCCGAAAAGATGCAGGTCGAGCTAAGCAATCCGTTTATCTTACTATTTGACAAGAAGATTACAAATTTAAAAGACCTACTACCTGTACTTGAGCAGATTCAAAAAACAGGCAAACCGCTGCTAATCATCGCTGAAGATATCGAGGGTGAGGCGCTTGCGACACTAGTAGTAAACAAGCTTCGCGGCGTACTAAACATCTCTGCGGTTAAGGCTCCTGGCTTTGGCGATCGCAGAAAAGCGATGCTTGAAGATATCGCGATATTAACAGGCGGCGAAGTAGTGAGCGAAGAGCTAGGCAGAACCCTAGAAAGCGCCACTCTAAGCGACCTAGGTCAAGCTTCAAGCGTCATCATCGACAAGGATAACACGACTATCGTAAACGGTGCAGGCGAGAAATCGGCAATCGACGCTAGAATCATCCAAATAAAAGCTCAAATCGCAGAAACCACAAGCGACTACGACAAAGAAAAACTACAAGAGCGCCTAGCTAAGCTGAGCGGCGGCGTAGCAGTTATCAAGGTCGGCGCTGCTACCGAGACTGAAATGAAAGAGAAAAAAGACCGCGTGGACGATGCTCTAAGCGCGACTAAAGCGGCCGTAGAAGAGGGTATAGTTATCGGCGGCGGCGCTGCGTTTATCAAAGCAAGCGCGAAAGTAGATCTAAAACTAAGCGGCGACGAAGCTATAGGTGCTGATATCGTAAGACGCGCGCTAACTGCTCCACTGCGCCAGATCGCTGAAAACGCGGGCTTTGACGCTGGCGTAGTGGCAAACTCCGTAAGCGTAAGCAAAGACGATAACTACGGCTTTAACGCAGCTACGGGCGAGTACGTGGATATGTTTAAAGCCGGTATCATCGACCCGGTTAAGGTTGAGCGCGTGGCTCTACAAAACGCGGTTAGCGTGGCGAGCTTGCTCTTAACCACTGAAGCTACCATAAGCGAGCTAAAAGAGGACAAACCGATGCCTGCGATGCCTGATATGAGCGGAATGGGCGGCATGGGCGGAATGATGTAA
- the groES gene encoding co-chaperone GroES, translating to MNFQPLGKRVLVERLEDVKTTASGIIIPDNAKEKPLSGKVLAVSSEVEGVSVGDSVVFAKYGGTEVVLDGKTYLVLKIEDVLGVLK from the coding sequence ATGAATTTTCAACCGTTAGGCAAACGAGTCTTAGTCGAGCGTCTTGAAGACGTCAAAACGACCGCTTCGGGCATCATTATACCCGATAATGCAAAAGAAAAACCTTTAAGCGGCAAGGTTTTGGCGGTATCAAGCGAGGTAGAAGGCGTGAGCGTGGGCGATAGCGTGGTTTTCGCTAAATACGGCGGCACCGAGGTCGTGCTTGATGGTAAAACATATTTGGTTCTAAAAATCGAAGATGTTTTAGGCGTTTTAAAATAA
- a CDS encoding tetratricopeptide repeat protein — protein MRKIILAAILAAAAFGGNFEQATKIYLKKSDFENGARLFEKSCNDDKNAAGCYMAAFLGEQGLSYNDDDGGEKTFALYKKACDMGDMDGCTAVAAVYEGTILWQISQIDYEKAAALYEKACEGGVGEACYRAAAHHSGEYGGTKDPQKVRKYYSLACDHKDSQGCYMLAQGYEKGEQDIKKAMDIYGTSCDYGYTEGCVKFRELVKKTK, from the coding sequence TTGAGAAAGATTATTTTAGCTGCGATCTTAGCGGCGGCGGCTTTTGGCGGGAACTTTGAACAAGCCACGAAAATTTATCTAAAAAAATCGGACTTCGAAAACGGCGCGCGACTGTTTGAAAAATCTTGCAACGACGATAAAAATGCCGCCGGTTGCTATATGGCGGCGTTTTTGGGCGAGCAGGGGCTCTCATACAACGACGATGACGGCGGCGAAAAGACCTTTGCGCTATATAAAAAGGCGTGCGATATGGGCGACATGGACGGCTGCACGGCTGTAGCTGCGGTGTACGAGGGCACCATACTGTGGCAAATCTCTCAGATAGACTACGAAAAGGCGGCGGCACTTTATGAAAAGGCCTGCGAGGGCGGAGTCGGCGAGGCATGCTATAGAGCGGCTGCTCATCATAGCGGCGAATACGGCGGTACTAAAGACCCGCAAAAAGTCCGCAAATACTACTCGCTAGCCTGCGACCACAAAGACTCGCAAGGCTGCTATATGCTCGCACAAGGATACGAAAAGGGCGAGCAGGATATAAAAAAAGCGATGGATATTTACGGGACCTCTTGCGACTACGGATATACGGAAGGCTGCGTTAAATTTAGAGAGCTCGTTAAAAAAACGAAATAA